DNA sequence from the bacterium genome:
AACAAGACGCCGTCGATTCGAAGCCGCACCTTCACTTCGGTTCGCTGCGGCTCGATGTGGATGTCGCTCGCGCCGGACTGAATCGCCTGGCTGAGGATCTGGTTGACCGCCCGGATGATCGGCGCTTCCTCGACGGCCGTGCGGAGGTTTTCGAGGTTGGTTTCATCGGCGCGCTCGACATCGGTGATCTCCGGCTCGAGGCCGGTGCGGGTCAAGATTTCCTCGATCTCGCCGCCACCCCCGTACACCTGGCCCTGGGCCCGGTCGATGTCGGCGCTGCTCGAGATGACGACGTCGACCTCGAGGCCGGTGAGGAGGCGGATATCGTCGATCGCGACGACGTTCGAGGGATCGGACATCGCGACCACGAGCCGGCTGCCGTCGCGGCCGATCGCCACCACCCCATGGCGGCGGGCAAGGTACGATGGAATCAACCGGGCGATCTCCGAATCCACGGACATGTCCGCGAGATCGGTATAGCGGAGGCCCCACTGCTCGGCCAGCCCCTGGGAGAGCTGTTGCTCCGTAATAGCCCCCATCTCCACCAGGATCCGGCCCAATCGCGCGTTGCTCTGCCGCTGAATGTCCGCGGCCTTCCTCACCTGTTCGTCCGTGACCCACCCGTGCGCGACGCAGATCTCGCCGAGGAGCGGCTCCCGCGCCTTCCTGCCTTTGCCGCCCTCGACCGATCGGACGCGGCTCGGGAGCGCGTGCGGGGCCCCGGAGGGCGCGGGCTTGCGCGGTCCGCCGGACTTCGTCGCGGCAGGGGGGTCGAAGAGCTGGGGGGGCTCGACGGGGCGACTGGGAGGCGGACCCGTGCGCCCGGCGGGCGGCCCCAGGTCTTTCTCGTGCGTGGGCGCAGGCGCGGCGACGGGGTCGGCGGCCGCAGGCGTACCCGGCTTCAGCGTCTGCAGCAGGGACTGCACGGCGGCCGCCTCGTTGGATTTTCCCGCGTAGCCGTAGGCATCCCGGAGGGACTTGAGGACGTCGACGTCGTCGGGGGCAAGCTCGCTCGCCCGCTTCAACGCGGCGACCGCCCCGAGCCAGAGCCCGCGGCCGGCCATCCGCTCCCCCAGGGCGCTCAGGACGACAACCGCGGCAGGCTCTAACTGCTGCTGAATGTAGAGATCAACGAGCTCCCAATACGCGAGGGGTTGTTCCGGGTCCACCTCGATCACTTTCTTGAAGCAGGCCATTGCGCCGTCCGCTCTTCCCGCAGCGCGGGCGGCCAGCCCCGTGTGAAACCACACGGCGGCGTCGAGGACGACGTCTCCCTCGGTCAGGTGGAGCGCATGCCGATAGACGTCGAGCAAACCTGCGATCTCGCCCGGCAGGGCGGACTCGTCGTCGGTTGTTCGGGAGGACGGAGGATTCCTCACAAGCAAGCGGCAACGGCCTCGCGTACTCGACTGACTTCGATGCGCATCCGCCCAAGGTTGCACAAGCGGTTGCCCATGACCACGAGGACCGCGTCCCCGGCGACCGGGGACACCGAGATCGGTCCCGACTCGAACTCGACGAGCAGCATCTGGGGGCCGCCGGCGGACATGTCTGCGCCGATGGATTCCCATCCGATGAGCGCGCTGCTGGTCAGGGCTCCGAGGGCATCCAGGTCGAGTTCCTCCTCGGAGGTGAGGCCTTCGATCACAAACCCATCGCGGCTTACGACCACCGCCGCAATGACACCGGGCTTCTTGGTCAA
Encoded proteins:
- a CDS encoding ATPase, T2SS/T4P/T4SS family — translated: MLDVYRHALHLTEGDVVLDAAVWFHTGLAARAAGRADGAMACFKKVIEVDPEQPLAYWELVDLYIQQQLEPAAVVVLSALGERMAGRGLWLGAVAALKRASELAPDDVDVLKSLRDAYGYAGKSNEAAAVQSLLQTLKPGTPAAADPVAAPAPTHEKDLGPPAGRTGPPPSRPVEPPQLFDPPAATKSGGPRKPAPSGAPHALPSRVRSVEGGKGRKAREPLLGEICVAHGWVTDEQVRKAADIQRQSNARLGRILVEMGAITEQQLSQGLAEQWGLRYTDLADMSVDSEIARLIPSYLARRHGVVAIGRDGSRLVVAMSDPSNVVAIDDIRLLTGLEVDVVISSSADIDRAQGQVYGGGGEIEEILTRTGLEPEITDVERADETNLENLRTAVEEAPIIRAVNQILSQAIQSGASDIHIEPQRTEVKVRLRIDGVLLDLMNPPKSVQAPLISRIKILADMDIAERRLPQDGHIHLRAEGKEYDMRVSTLPTVLGEKVVLRILDQSSTKVALHDIGFAHSILETWEGLITKPYGFILVTGPTGSGKTTTLYTSLARINTAERNIVSVENPVEYQIPRVNQVQVNPKVGLTFASGLRTILRQDPDVVLIGEIRDRETAEIAVQASMTGHLVLSTIHTNDAPGAVVRLRDMGIEPFLITSSLIGVLAQRLVRVICSKCKEAYVPPADALKRLGVDAERAEDVQLFRGRGCEVCRKTGYKGRIGVFELMVMTDRLRALAVGGAATEQLRDGAIEEGMRTLKQDAIRKVLEGVTTFEEMLRVVFVSESM
- a CDS encoding roadblock/LC7 domain-containing protein — its product is MTTAAASLKDVLGDLTKKPGVIAAVVVSRDGFVIEGLTSEEELDLDALGALTSSALIGWESIGADMSAGGPQMLLVEFESGPISVSPVAGDAVLVVMGNRLCNLGRMRIEVSRVREAVAACL